ATAATCTTCAGCAACAAATCGGCAGTTACATAAAAGGGCAGGTTGCCTATGGCTGCATTACACGCCGCAAACGGTTCGGCGTCGATCTGCTGTTCGAGAAAGTCACCCTCGATTACCTGCACTTTCGTGTTGGTTGCGTAAACTTCACGCAGTCGCCGTGCCAGAGTTCGGTCTTTTTCGACCAGCACCATCTCATGCCCGCGCTGCAGAAAAACCTCTGTCCACGCGCCGAGGCCGGGACCAATTTCGAGCACCCGCGCTGCAGGGTCTATAAAAGCCGCGACATTCTCAACCGCATGCACATCAACCTGAAAGTTCTGCCCGAGCTTCTTGAGCGGTGCAATACCCAGCTCTTTGATGATCTTCGACGGATGAATCATTTTTTTGTATTCAGATTCGGATGCTCCGCATCCGAATCTGAATACATCACATCAGGCTCTTCATCTGCGACAGACGGCCGCGCAGGCGCATAATCGCCTTCGTGTGCAGCTGTGAAACCCGCGATTCGGTGACTTCGAGCACTTCGCCTATTTCTTTGAGAGTGAGGTCTTCGTAATAGTAGAGAACAATAACTTTTTTCTCGCGGTCGGGCAGCTTCTTGATGCACTCGACGATCATGTTTTTGATTTCTTCGCGTTCGACGATGGTATCAGGGTTCAGGGCTTCAGGTGATTCGAGCGTGTCGACGAAAACCATCTCTTCGTTCTCGTCGTTGCCGTGCCAGACGTCGTTCAGTGAAATCAGCGAAGTGCCCGAAATCTTCGACATCAGCTCGTGAAACTCGTCGATGTCGATGTCGAGTTCATGCGCAATTTCTTCGTCTTCTGCGGTGCGGCCCATACGGTTCTCGAGCTCGAGAATAATCTTCTCAACCTGCTTTGCCTTCTGTCGAATCGAACGGGGTATCCAGTCGACATTTCTCAGCTCGTCAAAAATGCCGCCGCGAACCCGGGTCATCGCATAGGTTTTGAACTTTACTTCTTTTGAGGGGTCATATTTTTCAATGGCGTCGAGCAGGCCGAACGTGCCATAGCTGACCAGATCGTCAAATTCGACGTTGTGCGGCATGCCCACTGCCACCTTGCCCGCTACATATTTCACGAGCGGAGCGTACTTTTTTATGAAATACTCGCGCAGCTTGGGCTCGCGGCCCTTCTTGTACTCTTCCCAAAGAGTCTGCTCATCGGTTTCGTCGTACTTCTTGGGATCAATGGGCATTATGTCACCCTCAATTCGGTTGGGACGCCTACGTCAAGTGTTTTCATTTGAATCAAAGCATATCTGTGCGCATCACTCCGCAGCTGAGGTGCCTTCCATGGCAGCTGCGGACTTAGGCGCGTCCATGCGCATTAGTCCGCACCACCGACGCCATCCTTGGCGGGTGCGGACTTGGGCGCGTCCATGCGCATTAGTCCGCACCACCGACGCCATCCTTGGCGGGTGCGGACTTAGGCGCATCCATGCGCATTAAATCCAACAGTTTAAAGCCGCCGGGCATTTGGGTCAGCGCGGCCACGGCCCCCATCATAGCGCCGGCGACACCGGGCGACGACACGTCGGCGCCTGTCAGATACAAATTCTCAAACGGGCTCACCGGGTTACACCACGGAGCCTCGGTCGATACAAAACGTTCGGGCACGCAGGCGACACCATAAATGCTGCCGCGTGGGTGAGAAGCAAAGTGTTCTGTCGTGATCGGGGTTGAAAGCTCTCTGAATTCTATCATGTCGGCAAAGCCGGGGTAGTGGCTGTCGACAAATGCAACGAGCGAATCTGATATCTGCTCTTTCAGTTTCTTATATTCTTCGTCGCGCTTTTTCCACGGTTGCTCTCGCCAGCGCTCAAAAAACGAGTAGTCTGTGAAGGCAATAATCTCAGCAGTGTGCGATTTGGCTTCTGCATTCTTAAGCGACGGAAACGATAAGTAAGCGCCGGCAGCCTCGCCTTGCTGAATCCAACTTGCTGACGAATTGAAATTCGCGTCGTGATCGTAAGAGCGGTAGATCCAGTGGTTTTCGCCGCCGAATCCGAGATGGCGCGGGTCACCCTTAAGCCCGAGATAGAGCGTGACGTTGCTCACAACGGGGTGGGTCTGGTAAAATTTCTGCAGCTTTTCCCTGAAGGGTATCTCTTCGTGAGAGAGCAGGCGGATATAGGTGTTGTACGCGCCTGCATCGGAGATTATTTTCTTCGCATAAAATGTCTTGATGGGCTCGCCGGCTTCGCGCAGCGCCTGCACCCTGACCCCAACTGCCTTGCCGTTCTCGATAATAATTTCCTGCACGGCGTGCGAAGTCAGCGTCTTACCCCCTGCCGATTCGACGATGGGTTCAACGCAGTCGAAAATTGCATGCGACCCGCCGAGAGGGTAATATCCACCACCAAAGTAATGCTGCACCACGGCAGCGTGAATCATGAAAGAGCTCTGGGCCGGCGGCAGGCCATAGTTGCCCCATTGCGAAACGACAATTGCCTTCAGTTTCTCATCGCTGAAACGATGGTCAAGGTATGCCTTAGTCGAGAGGCGCGGGTTGTAACCTTCTTTCTCAGCGAACTGTTGCTCGTAGTTTTCGGTGAACGCCGCCCGGCCGCGAATCGAAATGTGGCGGCCAAACCAGGCATTCACCTTGCGAATATCTTCGAAGTATTGGCGAATATTCGCCGCCTCGGCGGGAAATAGTTCTGCCAAATCGGCTTCGTAACGTTTGATGTCGTCGTAAACCCTGAACGTCTGGTCGGGATACACAAACTTTTCAAAAAGCGGCGGCATTTTCTGCCATTTGAGCAGGCCACCCGACATGAGATCGAAAAGCTTGCGCAGCATCGACCCCTCTTCGAGGTCGCCGATGTAGTGGATGCCGACATCCCACATAAATTTATTCTTGCGCTTGAAGGTGTGCGTGAACCCGCCGGCAGTGAAGTGCTTCTCAAGAATCAGTACCCGTTCACCGCGGTAACGCGCGAGCAGTGATGCCGCGAGCAACGTGCCGATTCCAGAGCCGATGAAGATGGAATCGTAGTGGTCTTGCGCTGGCTCGCTGGCTCTCTGGGGTTCGGCCAATGGAACCTCAGAAGAGAAAGTTTAAGCTCACGATGTGCGAGTGAATGTTTTTCGCATCAACTTCTTTGTAGGCGCTGCCGGGCGTAAAGTAACCGTAAGCGTAAAAAAGCTTCAGGTCGGTGCGAAAGTCATAAACGACTTGTACGTCAACCGCGCGCCCGATATCTCGCGAGGCGAGGGTTGCATCGTTATCCGAGATGCCGTAATTTACATTCCCTTTCTGATAGATGGAATACTTGATAGATGTCATGAGGTTGCGCCCCCAATAGAAATGGTAGAGTGGTTTAAATTGAATACCCACCCTGGCAATATGCAGGTTGTTTAACCGTGGTTGAAGAGCAAGGCCGGCAGAATAGACGCCAAACGCGTAGAAATTATTGTCGACACTGCTACTCCCCGACTGAGCGGCACTTCCGGGTTCGGGCTTAGAAGAATCTCGACCGCTTGCATAGCCGTATTGGAGCGAAAATACGGGCTTAATTATCTGGAGTATTACCGCCGAAAAGTTTAGATCAGCGGTAAAGGCCCAGGCATCCACTGGCACCTGAACATTGTTAGCATTGTATGTGTTTCCCTTCTGCACGATACCCTCGGCCAAGTAACGAATACGAGGTGTACCAATGTATCCCTGTAAGCCCGCTCCCATGTAATACGGGTCAAAGGAATAGATCTTGCCGGCTATATCCTTTGCTGTTGCGGCATCTCTATTCATGTCCCGTGAATATAGACCTAATAGATACACGTTCGAACCATACACCTGCGCCGATTGAATTTCTGCACCAACGAAGTATCGTCGGCCCATTGCAGGCACGACGGCGTCGATTGGCCGACCTGGAACAATATCAAAAGTTGCAGCTGATTTTATTGGTGCATCTGCGTTTGTGCGGCAACCGGCTATCGATATTGTACAACCCGCATATTCGCCGGAATAAGCCGCTAGTAACTTAACCTGCAGAAATCTAAAATTACCCGTATATTCGGCTCCGTCCGCAAAATTCGCAAACAAAAGACCTCGGCCCATACGGTAGAATGCTCGGCCAACAGTGACTTTGTGCTTGTCAAAATCCAATTCCGCATTAAGCATTTCAACGCTATAGCCGCCATTACTGACTACTTGACCATTTTTCCCTCTGTCCTCATTCGGAATACTTGGGTTATTTCTATACTCAAAACGTCCCCTGAGATTAAATGTATGTTGCTCTTCAAACGTATATCTCAAATAGGGTCGGTAGTTGCCGATGAATAGACCGTTGCGCTGATCCTTTATAAAATTTGTTTTGTTTTGGTCGACCCAGTCCTCTTTCTTGTTAATGTAGGCATTCGAGGCACTTATGCCATACTGGAATGTATGCCGATTCTTAAATCCCTCTAACTTTTCGAGCGGCTTCAGTTCCGCGAGGGGCACAAATTTTTCTTCTTCTGGCTCATCATTGGCAAACACCAAATTTTGAGTCGTAAATGCGAAAAGTGCAGCGGTCACGGCCGCCTTCAGAATTTGTTTCATAGATATTTTCAGTAAAATCGCAGGAAAGTCAAAGCTTTTCAAATGTTACAGAATCGATTGCGTTAAGGAAATCCAGAAATTCTAGGAAATCCATGAAATCTGTAAAATCAGACGGATTACTCGAGAACAAATTATCGCCTGCGAAAAAAGCCATTTCAGCCTCTGCGCCGCTTGACGACTCTTGTGACGTCATGGTCACCGTATTTTCCCGCGATTCAAGTTGATCCGCTCGAAGCATTTTGTTACCAGTAATCTGTGATCCGCCACCTTCAGGGACTCGAATCTGTTGCCCAGCAACGTTCCTAACATCCATGCTGTGCTCATTCATGCGAATATTCGTTGAAGTGCCATTCGAGACATCTGCATTCGAGCCGCGCACACCCGCAACGACTGTCGGCGTTCGCACACGAAAGTGATTGCGCACATTCGCGTCGTTGACCTTGGCGATGTCGGCGTTCATTCTGCCGACCCGAAGGCTCATGTTTGTCTGCGTGCCGTAAGAGCCCGTAGTATACTGGTCGAGGCTCGCCAGCGTACCCGGTTTCAGCACCACTTTCGTACCGTTAGGGAAAATCAGCGAAGCCTTGCCGGTGGGGCCGGTTTGCAGCTCTGTGTTGTCGTTCAGCGGTGATCCAATTTTTGCGTTCTGCCATTTGCCGCCTTTCTCACGGTACTGTACCGCGCCGGTGATCGACTCGAATTTTGCGACGACTTTCGCTGCGAGCGAATCGGTCGCGATGAGGCCTGCGAAGGCAAATAAACCTGCGAGTGCTCGTGTATTCTTCATTTTTGATCTCCTTTTTCCCATTCGCTGCGTTTGGTCGCGTAATCTTCTGCGTCTGTCATGATTGCGAATAATTGCTCGCCTGAAAGCCTGTGGCTGGGCGCCGATCGTTGCGGAATGATTCCCGCTTCTTGCGCATCGCGCAGGGCGTAGCGTTCCCACCCGGTGAGCCAGTTGAGCCAGCCCCTTTCTGCGTTATATTTTTTCACCAGGGCGTGCGCGAGCAACCCAAGCGTCAGCTCGTCAGTTGCTTCGTAACCAGAGGTGATATAATCGAGTTCACGCGCCCGCTGCAGGCGCTTGTCGGGACTTTTGAATTTGCCAAACTCACCTTCGTACATCAGCAGCAGGTCTGCCAGATCTTGTACAATGACTACCTTGCGGTTTTGTACCTGACGGTAGGCTTCCATTTCGTCGCCCGTGTTTATAGGTTCTGCTTTTTTTGCAGTGACCTCAGGCTCGTCTTTTTCGCCCTTTTCGTCGGCTTCTTCGTCATCGGCTTCTGCCTTTGCGGGTTGCGGTTTCGTTTCGGTTTTTT
The sequence above is a segment of the Turneriella parva DSM 21527 genome. Coding sequences within it:
- the whiG gene encoding RNA polymerase sigma factor WhiG, which codes for MPIDPKKYDETDEQTLWEEYKKGREPKLREYFIKKYAPLVKYVAGKVAVGMPHNVEFDDLVSYGTFGLLDAIEKYDPSKEVKFKTYAMTRVRGGIFDELRNVDWIPRSIRQKAKQVEKIILELENRMGRTAEDEEIAHELDIDIDEFHELMSKISGTSLISLNDVWHGNDENEEMVFVDTLESPEALNPDTIVEREEIKNMIVECIKKLPDREKKVIVLYYYEDLTLKEIGEVLEVTESRVSQLHTKAIMRLRGRLSQMKSLM
- a CDS encoding phytoene desaturase family protein produces the protein MAEPQRASEPAQDHYDSIFIGSGIGTLLAASLLARYRGERVLILEKHFTAGGFTHTFKRKNKFMWDVGIHYIGDLEEGSMLRKLFDLMSGGLLKWQKMPPLFEKFVYPDQTFRVYDDIKRYEADLAELFPAEAANIRQYFEDIRKVNAWFGRHISIRGRAAFTENYEQQFAEKEGYNPRLSTKAYLDHRFSDEKLKAIVVSQWGNYGLPPAQSSFMIHAAVVQHYFGGGYYPLGGSHAIFDCVEPIVESAGGKTLTSHAVQEIIIENGKAVGVRVQALREAGEPIKTFYAKKIISDAGAYNTYIRLLSHEEIPFREKLQKFYQTHPVVSNVTLYLGLKGDPRHLGFGGENHWIYRSYDHDANFNSSASWIQQGEAAGAYLSFPSLKNAEAKSHTAEIIAFTDYSFFERWREQPWKKRDEEYKKLKEQISDSLVAFVDSHYPGFADMIEFRELSTPITTEHFASHPRGSIYGVACVPERFVSTEAPWCNPVSPFENLYLTGADVSSPGVAGAMMGAVAALTQMPGGFKLLDLMRMDAPKSAPAKDGVGGAD
- a CDS encoding alginate export family protein; amino-acid sequence: MKQILKAAVTAALFAFTTQNLVFANDEPEEEKFVPLAELKPLEKLEGFKNRHTFQYGISASNAYINKKEDWVDQNKTNFIKDQRNGLFIGNYRPYLRYTFEEQHTFNLRGRFEYRNNPSIPNEDRGKNGQVVSNGGYSVEMLNAELDFDKHKVTVGRAFYRMGRGLLFANFADGAEYTGNFRFLQVKLLAAYSGEYAGCTISIAGCRTNADAPIKSAATFDIVPGRPIDAVVPAMGRRYFVGAEIQSAQVYGSNVYLLGLYSRDMNRDAATAKDIAGKIYSFDPYYMGAGLQGYIGTPRIRYLAEGIVQKGNTYNANNVQVPVDAWAFTADLNFSAVILQIIKPVFSLQYGYASGRDSSKPEPGSAAQSGSSSVDNNFYAFGVYSAGLALQPRLNNLHIARVGIQFKPLYHFYWGRNLMTSIKYSIYQKGNVNYGISDNDATLASRDIGRAVDVQVVYDFRTDLKLFYAYGYFTPGSAYKEVDAKNIHSHIVSLNFLF
- a CDS encoding FecR family protein, coding for MKNTRALAGLFAFAGLIATDSLAAKVVAKFESITGAVQYREKGGKWQNAKIGSPLNDNTELQTGPTGKASLIFPNGTKVVLKPGTLASLDQYTTGSYGTQTNMSLRVGRMNADIAKVNDANVRNHFRVRTPTVVAGVRGSNADVSNGTSTNIRMNEHSMDVRNVAGQQIRVPEGGGSQITGNKMLRADQLESRENTVTMTSQESSSGAEAEMAFFAGDNLFSSNPSDFTDFMDFLEFLDFLNAIDSVTFEKL